Proteins encoded in a region of the Zea mays cultivar B73 chromosome 2, Zm-B73-REFERENCE-NAM-5.0, whole genome shotgun sequence genome:
- the LOC100276243 gene encoding uncharacterized protein LOC100276243, with protein sequence MHGTPHHSPPTFLYLADCTLPQDGFLFLISTATHPSPAPLPPPLLLCPRRISSFSLTTGWYRRRRRQCVGDGGMDAAAEEDVLGRRHRALARAAAGGAVPGVRGVHLLRGPARDVHPGAVLLRHQLQHPQPSIRRLLLHPAHLQLPQLPPLA encoded by the exons ATGCACGGCACACCACACCACAGCCCCCCTACTTTCCTCTACCTTGCAGACTGCACACTGCCTCAAGATGGTTTCCTGTTCCTCATCTCCACGGccacccatccctctcctgctccTCTTCCTCCTCCACTTCTCCTCTGTCCTCGCCGTATCAGCTCCTTCAGCCTCACAACAG GCTGGtaccgacggcggcggcggcaatgTGTCGGAGACGGCGGCATGGACGCCGCGGCTGAGGAAGACGTTCTTGGACGGCGGCATCGAGCACTGGCACGGGCGGCGGCTGGTGGGGCGGTTCCAGGTGTGCGCGGTGTGCACCTGCTGCGGGGGCCCGCACGGGATGTGCATCCCGGCGCCgtgctgctacgccatcaactgcaACATCCCCAACCGTCCATTCGGCGTCTGCTCCTTCACCCCGCGCACCTGCAACTGCCTCAATTGCCACCTCTAGCCTAG
- the LOC100276243 gene encoding uncharacterized protein isoform X1, with the protein MVSCSSSPRPPIPLLLLFLLHFSSVLAVSAPSASQQAGTDGGGGNVSETAAWTPRLRKTFLDGGIEHWHGRRLVGRFQVCAVCTCCGGPHGMCIPAPCCYAINCNIPNRPFGVCSFTPRTCNCLNCHL; encoded by the exons ATGGTTTCCTGTTCCTCATCTCCACGGccacccatccctctcctgctccTCTTCCTCCTCCACTTCTCCTCTGTCCTCGCCGTATCAGCTCCTTCAGCCTCACAACAG GCTGGtaccgacggcggcggcggcaatgTGTCGGAGACGGCGGCATGGACGCCGCGGCTGAGGAAGACGTTCTTGGACGGCGGCATCGAGCACTGGCACGGGCGGCGGCTGGTGGGGCGGTTCCAGGTGTGCGCGGTGTGCACCTGCTGCGGGGGCCCGCACGGGATGTGCATCCCGGCGCCgtgctgctacgccatcaactgcaACATCCCCAACCGTCCATTCGGCGTCTGCTCCTTCACCCCGCGCACCTGCAACTGCCTCAATTGCCACCTCTAG